The genomic region TCGAGTTGAGACGCCGGGAAGGATGCGCTGCCGTCATGCGTATTGCCCATGTGCCGTCATAGTGGACAGACGTGGCAGGCCAGGCGCGGAAGCCGACGGCTTCAAGCTGGCGGACGATGGCGAGGCTTGGGGTGCCGGGTTTTTCCATCACTTCGATCAACTTCTGTAATCGCCGTTGATGGCAACATATTCCTTGGTGAGGTCGCAGGTCCAGACGGTTGCCTTGCCCTTGCCCATCCCCAGATCGACGCGAATACGAATATCCTCGCCCTGCATATAGGCGGACGTCGCGGCTTCCGAATAGGCCGGATCGCGCTCGCCCTGATGCGCAACGCGAATATCGCCGAACCAGATGGCAAGCCGGTCGCGGTCAGCCGGTTCGCCAGCCTTGCCGACGGCCATGACCACGCGGCCCCAATTTGCGTCTTCGCCAGCGACAGCCGTCTTGACCAGCGGTGAATTGGCGATGGAAAGTGCAATCTTCTTGGCGGAGGCTCCAGACTTTGCGCCTGTCACTTCCACTTCCACCATCTTGCGGGCGCCCTCACCGTCGCGCACGACCTGCAGCGCCAGAGACTTCAGAAGACGGCCAAGCGCCTTCTTGAATTCACCCAGCCGCTTGTCGGCGGGGTCGGTAATCTCCGGCGCACCGCGTTCCGCCGCCGTGCCGGTGGCGAACAGCATCAAGGTGTCCGACGTGGATGTGTCGCTATCCACCGTCACCGCATTGAAGGTGGAGCCAACGCCCTTCGACAGAAGGCTTTGCAGCACATGCGCCTTGATCGGCGCATCGGTGACGACAAAGGAAAGCATCGTCGCCATATCCGGCGCGATCATGCCTGCGCCCTTGGCGATACCGTTGATCGTGACCGGCACCTGACCGAGCAGCACCGTTTCGGTGGCAACTTTCGGATAGGTATCGGTGGTCATGATCGCCTTGGCGGCTTCCGTCCAGAAATCCTCGACCGCGTCCCTGTTCATGTCGCCAAGCAGATGGGAGAACTTGCCGGCATCGAGCGGTTCGCCGATCACGCCGGTCGAAGCGAGAAAGACATCCGTCGTGGCGCAGCCGACAGCCTTGGCGGCGGCTTCGGCGGTTGCTTCCGTCGCCGCGCGACCCTTGATCCCGGTAAAGGCATTGGCGTTGCCGGAATTGACGACAACCGCACGGGCCTTCCCGTGCACGAGGTTGCGGCGGCAAAAATCGACAGGCGCCGACGGGCAGAGCGAACGGGTAAATACGCCAGCGGCTTCCGCCGGTCGGTCGAAGACCATCAGCATCACATCCGTTCGGCCCTTATACTTGATCCCGGCAGCAGCGGTGGCGATGCGCACGCCATGGACAACCGGCATTGTAGGATAGTGTTTTGGTGCGAGCGGAGAAACTGACGCGGACATATGTGCCTCAATGGGATGCGG from Brucella intermedia LMG 3301 harbors:
- the argJ gene encoding bifunctional glutamate N-acetyltransferase/amino-acid acetyltransferase ArgJ, which encodes MSASVSPLAPKHYPTMPVVHGVRIATAAAGIKYKGRTDVMLMVFDRPAEAAGVFTRSLCPSAPVDFCRRNLVHGKARAVVVNSGNANAFTGIKGRAATEATAEAAAKAVGCATTDVFLASTGVIGEPLDAGKFSHLLGDMNRDAVEDFWTEAAKAIMTTDTYPKVATETVLLGQVPVTINGIAKGAGMIAPDMATMLSFVVTDAPIKAHVLQSLLSKGVGSTFNAVTVDSDTSTSDTLMLFATGTAAERGAPEITDPADKRLGEFKKALGRLLKSLALQVVRDGEGARKMVEVEVTGAKSGASAKKIALSIANSPLVKTAVAGEDANWGRVVMAVGKAGEPADRDRLAIWFGDIRVAHQGERDPAYSEAATSAYMQGEDIRIRVDLGMGKGKATVWTCDLTKEYVAINGDYRS